A genome region from Tolypothrix sp. PCC 7712 includes the following:
- a CDS encoding P-loop NTPase fold protein, which translates to MKLDLTRFFQACNPSKTLAISKPEDRQYYIDFSQVRGAKIIEELGRTITRLSPETPTCQLFTGHIGCGKSTELLRLKAELEQQDFHVVYFESSQSLDMADVDVTDILLAIAREVSQSLEAIKINIKPGYFQKLFQEVKDLLLTPIELSEVKLSAGIAEITTKTKDSPKLRGQLRQYLEPRTNGILESINQELLKPAREKLKAQGKKGLVVIVDNLDRVDNSVKPSGYYQPEYLFVERGDQLNQLNCHVIYTIPLVLVFSNALGRLTNRFGVDPKVLPMVPVQLRDAADSERGMTLLKQMIMVRAFPGVSWEQSQNLINLVFANPDSLARICRVSGGHLRNLLMLLFRCLQREDPPISAECVEGVIKQRRNELSLAITADEWELLREVAQDKIFRGHEKYDLLLRSMFVFEYRDEDGSWFDINPILTEAKE; encoded by the coding sequence ATGAAATTAGATTTAACAAGGTTTTTTCAGGCTTGTAACCCTAGCAAGACGCTGGCGATTAGCAAACCAGAGGATCGGCAATATTATATTGATTTTTCTCAAGTCCGGGGTGCGAAGATTATTGAAGAATTGGGGCGGACTATCACACGCTTGTCACCGGAAACACCTACCTGTCAATTATTTACCGGACATATTGGTTGTGGTAAGTCTACAGAGTTACTGCGGTTAAAGGCGGAGTTAGAACAGCAAGATTTTCATGTGGTTTATTTCGAGTCTAGCCAAAGCCTGGATATGGCTGATGTGGATGTTACAGATATTTTGTTGGCTATAGCGCGGGAAGTTAGCCAGAGTTTGGAAGCTATCAAAATTAATATTAAACCGGGATATTTTCAAAAATTATTTCAAGAAGTTAAGGATTTATTACTCACGCCGATAGAACTTTCGGAGGTGAAACTATCGGCAGGAATTGCGGAAATTACTACTAAAACTAAAGATAGTCCGAAACTGCGTGGACAATTGCGGCAATATTTAGAACCACGCACCAATGGAATTTTAGAATCAATTAATCAAGAATTACTCAAGCCAGCGCGAGAAAAACTGAAGGCGCAAGGTAAAAAAGGTTTGGTGGTAATTGTTGATAATCTTGATAGAGTTGATAATTCTGTGAAGCCATCGGGTTATTATCAGCCAGAATATCTATTTGTGGAACGTGGCGACCAGTTAAATCAATTAAATTGTCATGTTATTTATACCATTCCCTTGGTGTTAGTGTTTTCTAATGCTTTGGGTAGGTTAACTAATCGCTTTGGTGTCGATCCCAAGGTGTTACCGATGGTTCCTGTACAGCTACGGGATGCGGCAGATTCTGAACGAGGAATGACATTATTAAAACAGATGATTATGGTGAGGGCTTTTCCTGGGGTGAGTTGGGAACAAAGCCAAAATTTAATTAATTTGGTTTTTGCAAATCCTGATAGTTTAGCTAGAATTTGCCGAGTTAGTGGTGGACATCTGCGGAATTTGTTGATGTTATTATTTCGCTGTTTGCAAAGAGAAGATCCGCCGATTTCGGCTGAATGTGTGGAAGGCGTAATTAAACAACGGCGGAATGAACTAAGTTTAGCGATTACCGCAGATGAATGGGAATTGTTGCGGGAGGTGGCGCAAGATAAAATTTTTAGAGGTCATGAAAAATATGACCTTTTACTCCGCAGTATGTTTGTATTTGAATATCGAGATGAGGATGGTTCTTGGTTTGATATTAATCCGATTTTGACGGAGGCGAAGGAATAA
- the fraD gene encoding septal junction protein FraD, translated as MNTIFKDLLGVTNFISDIYARLKKIFVPPKAYSWQTLIYLSVFSWAISYFATPPIKDVIAFFGWLFLIAGTSWYTTDDPLRVPGTFMPVGAVITGFLVSVFAFGQQNNTGITPNTIVLWPTISALITAVPEFFEGSGTDAKAQIPKPEDRQRIIVLVASCMVLSCWLQFYFVVNNWVEKYPSLLSDNFKNSAFVVKTELPTNIPPNGALILREIRPKLENQIDKQPWSQVEKWLQNANANLSNIAEQVIQDKRLRQKDEKILWRIEPRISNPNPRKKDEYILDILSIWTGPSSDRRGYYLKQSCQIRPIADTTSRATNSKPDEKPIIAEVECGKVSKPILGLPPAER; from the coding sequence ATGAACACAATATTTAAGGATTTATTGGGTGTAACCAATTTTATTTCAGATATATACGCTAGGCTTAAAAAGATATTTGTCCCTCCTAAAGCTTATTCCTGGCAGACATTGATATATTTAAGTGTCTTTTCTTGGGCAATATCTTACTTTGCTACGCCTCCTATTAAGGATGTAATTGCATTTTTTGGTTGGTTATTTTTAATAGCTGGTACATCTTGGTATACTACCGATGACCCTTTAAGGGTTCCGGGTACTTTTATGCCTGTTGGTGCAGTCATCACTGGATTTTTAGTAAGTGTGTTTGCATTTGGGCAACAAAATAATACTGGTATTACCCCAAATACTATAGTTTTGTGGCCGACAATCTCGGCACTAATTACCGCCGTACCCGAATTTTTTGAAGGAAGTGGTACGGATGCTAAAGCTCAGATTCCTAAACCAGAAGACCGCCAAAGAATAATTGTATTGGTAGCTAGCTGTATGGTGTTAAGTTGCTGGCTGCAATTCTATTTTGTTGTCAATAACTGGGTAGAAAAATATCCTAGTTTATTGTCTGATAATTTCAAAAACAGTGCCTTTGTAGTTAAAACAGAATTGCCAACAAATATTCCACCTAACGGTGCTTTAATTCTGAGAGAAATTAGACCAAAATTAGAGAATCAAATCGATAAACAGCCTTGGTCACAAGTCGAGAAATGGCTACAAAATGCTAATGCAAATCTTAGTAATATAGCAGAGCAAGTAATTCAAGATAAACGCCTCAGACAAAAAGACGAGAAGATTTTATGGCGGATTGAACCACGAATTTCCAACCCTAATCCTCGCAAAAAAGATGAATATATACTAGATATTCTCAGTATTTGGACTGGCCCTAGTTCTGACAGACGCGGTTATTATCTCAAGCAGTCCTGTCAAATTCGACCAATTGCAGATACTACGAGCAGAGCCACTAATTCAAAACCCGATGAAAAACCCATCATCGCCGAAGTTGAGTGTGGCAAGGTTAGTAAACCAATTCTGGGATTACCGCCAGCAGAAAGATAA
- a CDS encoding Uma2 family endonuclease: MILQAHNQLTLQEFLNLPPGEGDVTYELVNGQAIPKMSPKFFHAKLTHAFLNLIAQWTEGKGLVCPEWAVLLKRHGRDWLPTPDLLYISNERLPAGWNEDEACPVPPDLVIEIISPGQTFGQMIAKAQDYLDANVLRVWVVDSKARSITVFYPDAPPKTFMGDELLTDSLFEGWEFTVEQVFEMAKIPLNS, from the coding sequence ATGATACTCCAAGCCCACAATCAATTGACCTTGCAAGAGTTTCTCAATCTTCCCCCTGGTGAGGGAGATGTCACCTACGAACTTGTTAATGGTCAAGCAATTCCTAAGATGTCACCAAAATTTTTTCATGCCAAACTTACCCATGCCTTTCTAAATTTAATTGCACAATGGACTGAGGGAAAGGGATTAGTTTGTCCAGAATGGGCTGTTTTGCTAAAGCGACATGGCCGAGATTGGTTACCGACACCGGATCTTTTGTATATTTCTAATGAACGTTTACCTGCAGGCTGGAACGAAGATGAAGCTTGTCCTGTTCCTCCAGATTTAGTAATTGAGATTATCTCTCCAGGGCAAACCTTTGGACAAATGATAGCTAAAGCTCAAGATTATTTAGATGCTAATGTATTGCGAGTGTGGGTGGTAGATAGTAAAGCTAGAAGCATCACTGTTTTTTACCCAGATGCGCCACCAAAAACTTTTATGGGAGATGAATTACTCACAGATTCCTTATTTGAAGGCTGGGAATTTACTGTTGAGCAAGTATTTGAAATGGCAAAAATTCCCTTGAATAGCTAA
- a CDS encoding ABC transporter permease — translation MNFSRIFVIAKNVFQEVIRDRILYIIGVYILILAAAIRLLPEVAANTDGKMFLDFGIAAMSVIALIVAVFVGTGLVNKEIEKRTVLMLIAKPISRSEFITGKYLGLSAVLALLIAIMTGIYLIFLQFGHIHHSANSILIAAIFLFLQTSLIAAVAISLGVFTSSLLAIVLTLAVYLLGNITQDLLKFGKLSNSPGIQQLTQALYLILPDLSRLDLKNYAVYGLQALPEPTALIANAGYGLIYSALLLAIAILVFSRREF, via the coding sequence CTGAATTTCAGTAGAATTTTTGTGATCGCCAAAAATGTATTTCAGGAAGTAATTCGCGATCGCATCCTTTATATTATCGGTGTGTACATCCTCATACTTGCCGCCGCTATTCGTTTACTACCTGAAGTTGCTGCTAATACCGATGGCAAAATGTTTTTGGACTTCGGTATTGCGGCGATGAGTGTGATTGCCTTAATTGTGGCTGTATTTGTCGGCACTGGACTAGTTAACAAAGAAATAGAAAAGCGTACTGTTTTGATGTTAATTGCCAAACCCATTAGTCGCAGTGAATTTATTACTGGTAAATACTTGGGTTTATCGGCTGTCCTCGCCTTACTGATTGCCATTATGACTGGCATTTATTTGATATTTTTACAATTTGGACATATCCATCATTCCGCAAATAGTATTTTAATTGCCGCAATTTTTTTATTTTTGCAAACATCTTTAATTGCTGCTGTGGCTATTAGTTTGGGCGTATTTACTAGTTCCCTATTAGCAATAGTTTTGACTTTGGCTGTATATTTATTGGGTAACATCACTCAAGATTTATTGAAATTTGGGAAACTGAGCAATAGCCCAGGCATTCAACAACTTACTCAAGCCTTGTATTTGATATTGCCAGATTTATCGCGTTTAGATTTAAAGAACTATGCTGTTTATGGTTTGCAAGCATTACCAGAACCAACGGCACTGATTGCGAATGCTGGCTATGGCTTAATCTACAGCGCCTTGCTGTTAGCGATCGCAATCTTAGTCTTCTCACGCCGCGAATTTTAA
- the psb34 gene encoding photosystem II assembly protein Psb34 — protein sequence MYTTINEDGVLNNYATEPQMYYAEYPAIWEQRKYVIQAVFATLIVTTLVLVGFSVS from the coding sequence ATGTATACCACCATTAACGAAGACGGCGTTCTCAATAACTATGCAACCGAACCCCAAATGTATTACGCTGAGTACCCTGCAATTTGGGAACAACGCAAATATGTAATACAGGCTGTTTTCGCTACTTTAATAGTCACAACTTTAGTTTTAGTAGGTTTCAGCGTTAGCTAA
- a CDS encoding YidH family protein produces the protein MNKIPKIDRQREHQANERTFLAWLRTSIALIGFGFAIARFGLFLNQLDIVITHREPDVHHLFNSENLGIVLVIFGIVMIALAAWQYNRVFWQIERGNYQPHRLTVWMMTGAVMIFGLLSIPILLLRNPVSPRPSPVINQPQSGLGKEQGR, from the coding sequence ATGAATAAAATACCAAAAATAGACCGTCAACGAGAGCATCAAGCCAACGAACGCACTTTTTTAGCTTGGCTGCGTACTTCTATTGCACTAATTGGGTTTGGATTTGCGATCGCTAGATTTGGTTTATTTTTAAATCAGCTAGATATAGTCATCACCCACAGAGAACCTGATGTACATCACTTATTCAATTCGGAAAATTTAGGGATTGTCTTAGTAATTTTTGGGATTGTGATGATCGCTTTAGCTGCATGGCAATACAACCGGGTTTTCTGGCAAATTGAACGAGGCAACTATCAACCTCATCGTCTGACAGTATGGATGATGACAGGGGCTGTGATGATTTTCGGGCTACTGAGTATTCCTATTCTGTTGTTGCGTAATCCAGTTTCACCTCGCCCATCTCCTGTGATTAATCAACCCCAATCTGGTTTGGGTAAGGAACAAGGAAGATGA
- a CDS encoding pentapeptide repeat-containing protein has translation MRNYADKQDFILSQSRDFSGCDLSGIDLRAVDLSGVNFAGADLRGANLCGSILTGANLREANLTQASLCDADLSEADLTEAKLIEASLIEANLVRANLAGAKLCGAKLLEANLTEANLIGADLRWANLTEANLIEAKLWGSILTHTKLVDAIMPDGTIQEPQIIFVA, from the coding sequence ATGAGAAATTATGCTGACAAACAGGACTTCATTTTAAGTCAAAGTAGAGATTTCAGCGGATGTGACTTGAGCGGAATAGACCTGAGAGCAGTTGATTTGAGTGGTGTTAATTTTGCGGGAGCAGATTTGCGTGGTGCAAATTTGTGCGGTTCTATTCTTACGGGTGCTAACCTGCGTGAGGCCAATCTGACGCAGGCTTCTTTATGTGATGCTGATTTAAGTGAGGCGGATTTGACTGAAGCCAAATTAATTGAAGCATCGTTAATTGAAGCAAACTTAGTGCGAGCTAATCTCGCAGGAGCGAAACTCTGTGGTGCAAAATTATTAGAAGCTAATTTAACTGAAGCTAATTTAATTGGTGCAGATTTAAGATGGGCAAATCTCACTGAGGCTAACTTAATTGAAGCTAAACTTTGGGGAAGTATTTTAACTCATACAAAGCTGGTGGATGCGATTATGCCTGATGGCACAATTCAGGAGCCGCAAATCATATTTGTTGCTTAA
- the fraC gene encoding filament integrity protein FraC produces MFDDWTLPRVLPIGAILFDLLFILMAISIEGYCFNRRLKFDKKTSIFYAISINLFSSVIGWVAFFVIEPMLPLQLRTELINYIFFNTVKYSNTQTVIILSAFIIFFATFIVKLFLLRGFSLLLNEEFWKKREETTSNEPPNWRKLKRSKLISNNLVSTLLIANSLSYTAITFVLLIRNKVF; encoded by the coding sequence ATGTTTGACGATTGGACTCTTCCCAGAGTATTGCCGATAGGCGCAATTTTGTTTGATCTCTTATTTATACTGATGGCCATCTCTATAGAAGGCTACTGTTTCAACAGAAGATTAAAATTTGACAAAAAAACTAGCATTTTTTATGCAATATCTATTAATCTCTTTTCCAGCGTGATTGGTTGGGTAGCGTTTTTCGTCATAGAGCCTATGTTGCCCCTGCAGTTGCGGACAGAATTAATTAACTATATATTCTTCAACACGGTTAAATATTCTAATACGCAAACTGTCATTATTTTATCTGCTTTTATAATTTTCTTTGCTACGTTTATTGTCAAGTTATTTCTGCTCAGAGGTTTCTCACTCTTACTCAATGAAGAATTTTGGAAAAAGAGAGAAGAAACGACAAGCAACGAACCACCAAACTGGCGTAAGCTCAAACGCTCTAAATTAATTAGTAATAATTTAGTTTCTACTTTATTAATAGCTAATTCATTGAGTTATACGGCTATAACTTTTGTTCTACTGATTCGGAATAAAGTTTTCTAA